One window of the Cardinium endosymbiont of Culicoides punctatus genome contains the following:
- a CDS encoding Mrp/NBP35 family ATP-binding protein codes for MQNVAKKVEQALSTVYDPDLKKDLIALGMIKNLVVGDTLISFTIILTTPACPLKEVLKQACIQAIHNQVSSDFEVIIETTAKVTSSRSKTTVLPEVSNVIAIASGKGGVGKSTIATHLALALSQHGARVGLLDADIFGPSIPTMWGCDTQKPTIIENKGKKYILPISKYGVKLLSIGFLSHSKEAIIWRGPMASAAFKQLIQDSDWGQLDYLFIDLPPGTSDIHLTMVQTVSVTGVIIVTTPQKVALIDAIKAIDMFRKEQIKVPILGLIENMSYFSIEKEAMHMPHYIFGKEGGKTLAEKEGISFLGQVPLLPAICTQGDLGIMGDEIIEPFGDIAQMVAQQIAIQNAAS; via the coding sequence ATGCAAAATGTAGCAAAGAAGGTAGAACAAGCGCTAAGCACAGTATATGACCCGGATTTAAAAAAAGACCTGATAGCATTAGGCATGATTAAAAATCTGGTTGTCGGTGATACCCTAATTTCTTTTACTATAATACTTACTACACCAGCATGCCCCCTGAAAGAAGTACTCAAGCAAGCATGTATACAAGCAATCCATAATCAGGTATCCAGTGACTTCGAAGTTATTATTGAAACAACTGCAAAGGTAACATCAAGTCGTTCTAAAACAACGGTACTTCCTGAGGTGAGCAATGTTATTGCCATTGCTTCTGGAAAAGGAGGTGTGGGAAAATCTACGATAGCCACCCATTTGGCCCTAGCGTTATCTCAGCATGGTGCACGTGTAGGTCTTTTAGATGCCGATATATTTGGGCCATCTATTCCTACCATGTGGGGATGTGATACACAAAAACCAACTATAATTGAAAATAAAGGAAAAAAATATATACTTCCTATAAGTAAATATGGTGTAAAACTGCTTTCTATAGGCTTTTTAAGCCATAGCAAAGAAGCCATTATATGGCGTGGACCTATGGCTAGTGCTGCTTTCAAGCAGTTAATACAAGATTCAGATTGGGGACAGTTAGACTATTTATTCATTGATCTTCCTCCTGGAACGAGTGATATTCATCTTACCATGGTGCAAACTGTATCAGTAACAGGTGTTATCATAGTTACTACACCGCAAAAGGTAGCGCTAATAGATGCCATAAAAGCTATAGATATGTTTAGGAAAGAACAGATTAAGGTGCCCATATTGGGCTTGATAGAAAATATGTCCTACTTTTCCATAGAAAAAGAAGCCATGCATATGCCTCATTATATTTTTGGTAAGGAAGGAGGAAAAACATTGGCAGAAAAAGAGGGCATATCATTTCTCGGACAGGTTCCATTGCTTCCTGCCATTTGTACACAAGGTGATTTAGGAATCATGGGGGATGAAATCATTGAACCATTTGGTGATATTGCGCAAATGGTGGCCCAACAAATTGCTATACAGAATGCAGCCTCCTGA
- a CDS encoding Rpn family recombination-promoting nuclease/putative transposase, with protein MIKKYLIVCVSIVWMISQSCSTHRHKNYMDNQPSSTITTRSGRSYRNSTSSNEPPIRHRYARPTNDWCFKHIFGKVLSEDKNQNEFTRDLLNSLLRRSGDNEIKEVYFVDPNLQSESEEDHLYITDVHCVDYSGRKFIIEMQLCHHRGWKKRIQAYIGRDYSGQLFKGKKYYDLVPVYLLAITEFNMFKDHQRFISYHAYRDEENNKNYFKGTEIIVLELPKFNKAISEITDQKDRWAFLLKNAQSISNMSEEEKAPLISNPIIQRACQQIDQLNWSEEDIRQYQHAEDNRQVALASLEKAHNKGREEERTKNIQKNNERKRKIIKREVEKGLNKNKHIDDIKKKAKSVINSLFSDCSDIDDNMIDEEFDKQSKKLRTEQPEE; from the coding sequence ATGATCAAGAAATATTTAATAGTGTGTGTGTCTATAGTGTGGATGATTTCACAATCTTGTAGTACACACAGACACAAAAATTACATGGATAATCAACCATCTAGTACTATAACGACTCGTAGCGGTCGTAGTTATAGAAATTCAACCAGTAGCAATGAACCACCAATTCGTCACAGATATGCAAGGCCTACTAATGATTGGTGCTTTAAACATATTTTTGGAAAGGTATTGTCAGAAGATAAAAATCAAAATGAATTTACAAGAGATTTACTTAATTCTTTACTAAGAAGATCAGGTGATAATGAAATTAAAGAAGTATATTTTGTTGACCCAAATTTACAATCAGAATCAGAAGAAGACCATTTATATATAACTGATGTTCATTGTGTTGATTATAGCGGCAGGAAATTCATTATAGAGATGCAATTATGTCATCACCGTGGCTGGAAAAAACGGATACAGGCTTATATCGGTCGTGATTATAGTGGTCAATTATTTAAAGGCAAGAAATATTATGACTTAGTTCCTGTTTATTTACTTGCTATCACAGAATTTAATATGTTTAAAGACCATCAAAGATTTATTTCCTATCATGCATATAGAGACGAAGAAAATAATAAAAATTATTTCAAAGGTACAGAGATTATAGTTTTAGAATTACCTAAATTTAATAAGGCTATCAGTGAAATAACTGATCAAAAAGATCGTTGGGCTTTTCTTTTGAAGAATGCTCAATCCATATCTAATATGTCAGAAGAAGAGAAAGCGCCGCTTATCTCTAATCCTATAATTCAACGTGCATGTCAGCAAATAGATCAATTAAATTGGAGTGAAGAAGACATAAGGCAATATCAACATGCTGAAGATAACCGACAAGTAGCATTAGCTTCTTTAGAAAAAGCACATAATAAAGGTAGAGAGGAAGAAAGAACAAAGAATATTCAGAAAAATAATGAAAGGAAAAGAAAAATAATTAAAAGAGAAGTTGAAAAAGGGTTGAATAAGAACAAACATATTGATGATATCAAGAAAAAAGCAAAATCAGTAATCAATAGTTTATTTAGCGACTGTTCTGATATAGATGATAATATGATAGATGAAGAATTTGATAAACAAAGTAAAAAACTTCGTACAGAACAACCAGAAGAATAA